In Festucalex cinctus isolate MCC-2025b chromosome 21, RoL_Fcin_1.0, whole genome shotgun sequence, one genomic interval encodes:
- the pak5 gene encoding serine/threonine-protein kinase PAK 5 isoform X4 → MKPICFLKEATQENNMWIFLAAIGNDRWPYSLTAPVDFSDRDSLLFAFWPKTIVRGNRPPKDASINGLLEEFDNISVTRSNSLRKESPPGAHQAGAGSRPSAATRPGGPEENGFGHYYSRYSCDLDASGSRDYALDKPGFSADGEWGVGRHYRFPKHNGHSHHIRSPFYPDAMPQKSDYGKLPPDYHTYLESKGRSTDEVASTVGSGVGSSGYYRASVGGSSSQDYRDTSVGTPSRASLHSEQINYPDSEWSYGGVRDDYDKRPKSSYVMQTSPTPAIRQRSRSGSGLQEPNVPYAAGGPFKNPAQAHPYSSYTYPRLSESLTASQTINKGDYERPSRDGSPHATAGDTYPRGLLKLPQNHAKPPGYPPMHLPYPPIFHHYKPSPYHHPPSQPSPPYTPQGAYSQPSSPYIPPGAYPPPSWGSSSDTQPSRVSHEQFRAALQLVVNPGDPREYLDSFIKIGEGSTGIVCIASEKHSGKQVAVKKMDLRKQQRRELLFNEVVIMRDYHHENVVDMYNSYLVGDELWVVMEFLEGGALTDIVTHTRMNEEQIATVCLSVLRALCYLHTQGVIHRDIKSDSILLTSDGRIKLSDFGFCAQVSKEVPKRKSLVGTPYWMAPEVISRLPYGTEVDVWSLGIMVIEMVDGEPPYFNEPPLQAMRRIRDNLPPRLKESHKVSSVLRSFLDLMLVREPSQRATAQELLQHPFLKLSGPPSCIMPLMRHYRHR, encoded by the exons ACCATCGTGCGGGGGAACCGACCCCCTAAAGACGCATCCATCAACGGCCTGCTAGAGGAGTTCGACAACATCTCGGTGACGCGCTCCAATTCACTGCGCAAGGAGAGTCCGCCGGGCGCGCACCAGGCGGGCGCCGGATCCAGGCCCTCGGCGGCCACCCGTCCTGGCGGGCCCGAGGAGAACGGCTTCGGCCACTACTACTCGCGCTACTCGTGCGACCTGGATGCCTCCGGCAGCCGGGACTACGCCCTGGACAAGCCGGGCTTCTCCGCTGACGGCGAATGGGGCGTGGGGCGCCACTACCGCTTCCCCAAGCACAACGGCCACTCACACCACATCCGGAGCCCCTTCTACCCGGACGCCATGCCCCAAAAGTCGGACTACGGCAAACTCCCGCCAGACTATCACACCTACCTGGAGAGCAAGGGGCGCTCCACGGACGAGGTGGCCTCCACGGTGGGGAGCGGGGTGGGCTCCAGCGGCTACTACCGGGCGTCGGTGGGCGGCTCGTCCAGCCAGGACTACCGAGACACGTCGGTGGGGACCCCGTCTCGCGCCTCACTTCACAGTGAGCAGATCAACTACCCGGACAGCGAGTGGAGCTACGGCGGCGTGCGGGACGACTACGACAAGAGGCCCAAGAGCTCGTATGTGATGCAGACCAGCCCCACGCCGGCCATCAGGCAGAGGTCCCGCTCGGGCTCCGGGCTCCAGGAGCCCAATGTCCCCTATGCGGCCGGTGGACCCTTCAAGAACCCTGCGCAGGCCCACCCGTACAGCTCCTACACGtacccacgcctgtctgagagCCTCACCGCTTCACAGACCATCAACAAG GGTGACTACGAGCGCCCATCGCGGGACGGCAGCCCCCACGCGACGGCCGGCGACACCTACCCCCGCGGGCTCCTCAAGCTACCTCAGAACCACGCCAAGCCCCCCGGCTACCCGCCCATGCACCTGCCCTACCCGCCCATCTTTCACCATTATAAGCCGTCGCCCTATCACCACCCACCCTCACAGCCTAGCCCGCCGTACACCCCGCAG GGGGCGTACTCCCAGCCATCGTCACCCTACATCCCCCCTGGGGCATACCCTCCTCCCTCGTGGGGGTCCAGCTCCGACACTCAGCCCTCCAGGGTGTCTCACGAGCAGTTCCGAGCCGCACTCCAACTAGTAGTCAATCCAG GCGACCCCCGCGAGTACTTGGACAGCTTCATCAAAATCGGCGAGGGTTCCACGGGCATCGTGTGCATCGCCAGCGAGAAGCACAGCGGCAAGCAGGTGGCCGTCAAGAAGATGGACCTGAGGAAGCAGCAGAGGCGGGAGCTGCTCTTCAATGAG GTGGTGATCATGAGGGACTACCACCATGAGAACGTCGTGGACATGTACAATAGCTACCTGGTCGGAGACGAGCTGTGGGTGGTTATGGAGTTCCTGGAGGGAGGGGCGCTCACTGACATCGTCACACACACCAG GATGAACGAGGAGCAGATCGCCACGGTGTGCTTGTCGGTGCTGCGTGCCCTGTGCTACCTTCACACGCAAGGCGTCATCCACCGAGACATCAAAAGCGATTCCATCCTGCTCACCAGCGACGGACGG ATCAAGCTGTCCGACTTTGGCTTCTGTGCCCAAGTTTCCAAAGAGGTGCCCAAGAGGAAGTCACTGGTTGGGACTCCATATTGGATGGCGCCGGAAGTCATCTCCAGACTGCCTTATGGGACAGAG GTGGACGTGTGGTCGCTGGGCATCATGGTGATCGAAATGGTGGACGGCGAACCACCGTACTTCAACGAGCCCCCCCTGCAAGCCATGAGGAGGATACGTGACAACCTGCCCCCGCGGCTAAAAGAGTCGCACAAG GTGTCGTCGGTGCTGCGCTCCTTCCTGGACCTGATGCTGGTACGCGAGCCTTCGCAGCGAGCCACTGCGCAGGAGCTCCTCCAGCACCCCTTCCTCAAACTGTCGGGACCTCCATCCTGCATCATGCCCCTCATGAGACACTACCGCCACCgctga